Proteins found in one Acidobacteriota bacterium genomic segment:
- the wecB gene encoding UDP-N-acetylglucosamine 2-epimerase (non-hydrolyzing), protein MLKILSIFGTRPEAIKMAPVVKELKKNPERIESVVCVTAQHREMLDQVLDLFMIKPDIDLDLMENDQTPASLTSLGMMELTRVLQNVKPDLVLVQGDTTTAMVAALAAFYQKIPVGHVEAGLRTKNIYAPFPEEVNRHIIGVLGKYHFAPTRTAARALLAENVPEENIFITGNTVIDALLWTVQQEVPRGMHPLLAGLENGNRLILITAHRRENFGEPFLQICRALCRIAERNSDVSLIYPVHRNPNVRQPVYRMLSRRERIHLVDPMGYAPFAHLMKKAYLVLTDSGGIQEEAPALGKPVLVMRKETERPEAVEAGTVKVVGLDEENIVRETEKLLYDHDEYKKMAQAVNPYGDGHAAERIVKILMRTDPS, encoded by the coding sequence GTCGTCTGTGTCACAGCGCAACACCGGGAGATGCTTGACCAGGTGCTGGATCTCTTTATGATCAAGCCGGATATCGATCTTGATCTTATGGAGAACGATCAGACTCCCGCCAGCCTTACATCCCTGGGCATGATGGAATTAACAAGAGTCCTCCAGAATGTGAAACCCGATCTGGTTCTCGTCCAAGGAGACACGACAACTGCCATGGTAGCTGCGCTTGCCGCCTTCTACCAGAAGATTCCCGTCGGTCATGTAGAAGCTGGTCTTAGAACAAAAAACATCTACGCTCCTTTCCCGGAAGAAGTCAATAGGCACATCATAGGGGTTTTAGGGAAATATCATTTTGCTCCCACCAGGACGGCGGCAAGGGCACTTCTTGCTGAGAATGTTCCAGAAGAAAATATTTTCATCACAGGGAACACGGTCATCGATGCTCTCCTATGGACAGTTCAGCAGGAGGTGCCCAGAGGAATGCATCCATTGTTAGCTGGTCTGGAAAACGGCAATCGATTGATTCTCATTACAGCCCACCGGAGAGAAAATTTTGGGGAGCCATTCCTCCAAATATGTCGGGCGCTTTGCCGTATTGCCGAGAGAAATTCTGATGTGAGCCTCATTTATCCGGTGCACAGGAATCCCAATGTCCGCCAGCCCGTCTACCGAATGCTCAGCAGAAGAGAAAGGATACACCTTGTTGATCCCATGGGGTATGCCCCTTTTGCCCATCTCATGAAGAAAGCCTATCTTGTGCTGACCGATTCTGGAGGCATCCAGGAAGAGGCTCCGGCATTAGGAAAGCCTGTCCTCGTTATGAGAAAGGAGACGGAGAGACCCGAAGCCGTTGAAGCGGGAACCGTGAAGGTCGTTGGATTGGACGAGGAGAACATCGTGCGGGAAACAGAAAAACTCCTTTATGACCACGATGAATATAAAAAAATGGCGCAGGCTGTGAATCCTTACGGGGATGGACATGCAGCAGAGCGAATCGTAAAAATTTTGATGAGAACCGACCCTTCCTGA
- a CDS encoding XrtA system polysaccharide deacetylase, with the protein MNLMLSIDVEEWFQVENLRKAISKTQWNSLESRVEKNTLLILEILAALQQKATFFILGWIAQKIPDLIREISSQGHEIASHGFDHEPVFKLSREQFRKDLLLSRELLEKCSGQSIVGFRAPTFSMTGWGLDILQEEGFLYDSSYQPHRSKKNFSIAAISQANSNRVVLENGLLEILLSSHRWFGISLPWSGGGYFRLIPYPIFKKGIKNILREKGSYCFYIHPWELDPRQPKVPVSFLKKFKHYYGLSRTEEKFRALLQDFRFKTLQEALFSQAK; encoded by the coding sequence ATGAACTTGATGCTGAGCATCGATGTGGAAGAATGGTTCCAGGTAGAGAATCTGAGAAAGGCCATTTCCAAAACTCAGTGGAACAGCCTAGAATCCAGAGTTGAAAAGAACACTCTACTGATACTGGAGATACTCGCCGCTCTTCAGCAAAAGGCCACTTTCTTCATCCTGGGATGGATCGCGCAAAAGATCCCTGATCTTATCAGGGAAATCTCCTCGCAAGGGCATGAAATCGCTTCTCATGGATTCGACCATGAGCCTGTCTTCAAACTTTCCAGAGAACAATTCCGAAAGGACCTGTTACTATCAAGAGAGCTCCTTGAAAAATGTTCCGGACAGAGCATAGTGGGATTCAGGGCACCTACATTCTCCATGACCGGCTGGGGGTTGGATATCTTGCAAGAAGAGGGTTTTCTCTATGATTCAAGCTACCAACCACACAGATCCAAAAAGAATTTCTCAATAGCTGCAATATCACAAGCTAACAGCAACAGGGTCGTGCTGGAAAATGGATTGCTGGAAATCCTCTTATCATCTCATCGATGGTTCGGGATTTCTTTGCCATGGTCCGGTGGCGGTTATTTCCGGTTAATTCCCTACCCGATTTTTAAAAAAGGGATTAAAAATATCCTGCGAGAAAAAGGATCCTATTGCTTTTACATTCATCCATGGGAACTCGATCCAAGGCAACCCAAGGTCCCGGTTTCTTTCCTTAAAAAATTCAAGCATTATTATGGCCTCTCCCGAACGGAAGAGAAATTCCGAGCCTTGCTGCAGGATTTTCGATTCAAAACTCTTCAGGAAGCCCTTTTTTCTCAAGCAAAGTAA
- a CDS encoding GNAT family N-acetyltransferase: MDKNKDYQIIEYESRYFPSILELFSIVHEDYMDERLWKWKYFYPSRKPAQILMAVQQGKVVGIQPAFFNRMKMGNTERLACMLADVMTHPKHRRKGVFSALVEESKQKALEKGVPLIYTFPNEQSFPMFIRHLKWHHIFSLPLHIKITNMLRIVQEWKGPKSKSFALHALAPIQKLMFRQLTVQSKQYEIQEISQINEEDVSSLLEDSLSEFPFAVIRDRSYLEWRYIKHPRHTYRIFQACKDQKLVGLLIFRMGTFQNITICFLCDFFVDRNHQNGGLALLAEMEHIMSEERVGIAGSLMLSSKRESKILKRAGFRILPRRLAGKEFYLVSQSDDVSIKKNFLLNPQNWFMTWGDTDIV, translated from the coding sequence ATGGATAAGAATAAAGATTACCAAATTATTGAATACGAATCGCGATATTTTCCTAGTATCCTTGAGCTTTTTAGCATCGTTCATGAAGATTATATGGACGAGCGCTTATGGAAATGGAAATACTTCTATCCAAGCAGAAAACCTGCTCAGATCTTGATGGCCGTTCAGCAAGGCAAGGTTGTGGGAATTCAGCCAGCCTTTTTCAACAGGATGAAAATGGGCAATACTGAACGGCTTGCTTGCATGCTCGCTGATGTCATGACTCATCCCAAGCATCGAAGAAAGGGAGTCTTTTCAGCGCTTGTTGAGGAATCGAAGCAAAAAGCTCTTGAAAAAGGGGTCCCGCTCATTTACACATTTCCCAATGAGCAGTCCTTCCCCATGTTTATCCGACATCTGAAATGGCATCATATATTTTCTTTACCGCTCCATATTAAGATCACCAATATGCTAAGAATAGTACAAGAATGGAAAGGACCAAAAAGTAAGAGTTTTGCTTTGCATGCCTTAGCGCCAATTCAGAAGCTCATGTTCCGGCAACTCACGGTTCAAAGCAAACAGTATGAGATTCAAGAAATCAGTCAGATCAATGAGGAAGATGTTTCCTCTCTTCTCGAAGATTCGCTTTCAGAATTTCCATTTGCGGTCATCCGGGATCGATCATACCTGGAGTGGCGTTATATTAAACATCCACGTCATACTTACCGCATATTTCAAGCCTGCAAAGATCAAAAGCTTGTTGGATTGCTCATTTTCCGGATGGGGACTTTTCAGAACATAACAATATGCTTCTTGTGCGATTTTTTCGTAGACCGCAATCATCAGAATGGTGGATTGGCCCTTCTGGCAGAGATGGAGCATATAATGAGCGAAGAAAGAGTTGGTATCGCTGGCAGCCTGATGTTGAGCAGTAAAAGAGAGAGTAAGATCTTAAAACGAGCAGGATTCAGAATCCTTCCTCGCCGATTAGCCGGCAAAGAGTTCTATCTTGTCAGCCAGTCCGATGATGTTTCCATCAAAAAGAATTTCCTTCTAAATCCTCAAAATTGGTTTATGACATGGGGAGATACCGATATTGTCTGA
- a CDS encoding sugar transferase: MDVDLREFLLTYHFHLYKILKNYTVASWTLVVIYISIFYIGELYNLEKEFKRWKDFLRISILIIFSMLVISIFYYFGPHWRMGRGVLTVHAILLWVFISLWRFISYLVNPKILSHKNILVIGAGRIGRAFAEEMQKNFSSFYRIIGFIDDDPEKQSKTIESIPVLGTSKDILKVVNEKRIDIIVFAILHRKFEVNGVMIKSILDLKSRGINVFEMPTFYKKVTGKVPVKCIEDTWLIFSQKFLGGSRLEEKNIKRVIDIWVSALALIILSPLLLLLAIPIKLTSKGPIFYKQERVGLDKKSYQLIKFRTMIANAEEDGPVWASRNDPRVTFIGRILRRTRLDEIPQFINVFKGDMSLVGPRPERPNFVAMLEQYIPYYSLRFSAKPGLTGWAQVNYQYGASIEDAHIKLQYDLYYIQEMSIFLDIIIMLKTIQTIFFHRGS; the protein is encoded by the coding sequence ATGGATGTTGATTTGAGGGAGTTTCTGCTCACTTATCATTTTCATCTTTATAAAATCTTGAAAAACTATACGGTTGCTTCCTGGACTCTTGTGGTGATCTACATTTCCATTTTCTATATTGGAGAATTGTACAATCTCGAAAAGGAATTCAAGAGATGGAAAGATTTTCTTAGGATCAGCATTCTCATCATCTTTTCGATGCTAGTCATTTCTATTTTTTACTATTTTGGCCCTCACTGGAGAATGGGTAGGGGTGTTCTTACAGTTCATGCCATATTGCTGTGGGTTTTTATCTCGCTATGGAGGTTTATATCTTATCTTGTAAATCCGAAAATTCTATCTCATAAAAATATCCTTGTAATAGGAGCAGGGCGAATAGGAAGAGCTTTTGCTGAGGAAATGCAAAAGAATTTTTCCTCATTCTATCGAATCATTGGTTTTATTGATGATGATCCAGAAAAACAGAGCAAAACAATTGAAAGCATTCCAGTTCTTGGAACGAGCAAAGATATATTAAAGGTTGTAAATGAAAAAAGGATAGACATTATTGTTTTTGCAATTCTTCATCGAAAGTTTGAAGTAAATGGAGTTATGATTAAGTCTATTCTTGATCTAAAGTCGCGGGGAATTAATGTTTTCGAAATGCCGACATTTTACAAGAAAGTGACAGGGAAAGTTCCAGTCAAGTGCATAGAAGATACATGGCTTATCTTCAGCCAGAAGTTCCTTGGCGGCAGCCGGCTGGAAGAAAAAAATATTAAGCGTGTCATTGATATATGGGTCTCAGCGCTTGCTTTAATCATTCTATCACCACTTTTACTCTTGCTTGCCATACCCATAAAGCTGACGTCCAAAGGCCCCATCTTCTACAAGCAGGAAAGAGTTGGACTCGATAAGAAATCATATCAGCTTATCAAGTTTCGGACAATGATCGCTAATGCCGAGGAAGATGGTCCTGTATGGGCGAGCAGGAATGATCCACGCGTCACATTCATTGGACGCATATTGAGAAGGACAAGACTCGATGAAATTCCTCAATTCATCAATGTTTTCAAGGGCGATATGAGTCTTGTGGGTCCGAGACCAGAGCGACCGAACTTCGTTGCCATGCTTGAGCAGTACATTCCTTATTATTCTTTAAGGTTTTCAGCGAAACCCGGTCTAACTGGATGGGCGCAGGTCAACTATCAATACGGAGCTTCTATTGAAGATGCCCACATCAAGCTCCAGTATGATCTTTACTATATTCAGGAAATGTCCATCTTCCTCGATATCATAATCATGCTCAAGACTATTCAAACGATCTTCTTTCATCGCGGTTCCTAA
- a CDS encoding glycosyltransferase family 2 protein, whose product MLPFISVIIPIYNEEKFIRRNMESLIDQDYPADRYEIIAVDGGSTDGSMEIVRELAGSGRVMIFDNPGRIAASAINIGTKNAKGDIITRVDAHSYVDRDYLSSIAKVFEETGEKVVGGPVRMVIDTSFRKAASYVLNSKLGVGSVPYRTLRKRAYVDSIQTGSFKREVLEKVGYFDETLPPGEDFELNTRIRKAGYRIILDPEIKFYYFPRNSFGSLSRQYFHYGRVKPIVLSKHTEAVKVKYFVPALFTVSFLLSVLLLIEKIWSGYSPGWLFFNLWLLNALYLLMIVVFTLSSIPLLGLRPAAIVFLITPLIHLSYGMGFIYGSFQAIRRLLIRIK is encoded by the coding sequence TTGTTACCATTTATCTCGGTCATCATTCCCATCTATAATGAGGAGAAGTTTATCCGGAGGAATATGGAATCGCTGATCGATCAGGACTATCCTGCTGATAGGTATGAGATCATTGCGGTGGATGGAGGCTCGACGGATGGTTCGATGGAGATCGTCCGGGAACTGGCAGGATCGGGTAGAGTAATGATCTTCGACAACCCGGGAAGGATTGCAGCTTCCGCAATCAATATCGGGACAAAGAATGCTAAGGGGGATATTATCACGAGGGTTGATGCACACAGTTACGTGGATAGGGATTATCTCTCTTCCATCGCAAAGGTCTTTGAAGAAACGGGTGAGAAGGTTGTTGGCGGTCCTGTACGCATGGTGATAGATACCTCTTTCAGAAAAGCCGCTTCTTACGTTCTGAACTCAAAACTCGGAGTCGGGTCTGTCCCTTACAGGACGTTGAGGAAGAGAGCTTATGTGGATTCCATCCAGACAGGAAGCTTCAAGAGGGAAGTCCTGGAGAAGGTTGGATACTTCGATGAAACATTGCCTCCAGGAGAGGATTTTGAACTGAATACCAGGATCAGAAAAGCGGGTTACAGGATTATCCTGGATCCAGAGATTAAATTTTACTATTTTCCCAGAAACAGCTTCGGGTCGCTGTCCAGACAGTATTTCCATTACGGAAGAGTGAAGCCGATCGTCCTGTCGAAGCATACGGAAGCGGTCAAAGTAAAGTATTTCGTACCTGCGCTATTCACTGTCTCGTTCCTGCTCTCGGTTCTTCTGCTTATCGAAAAAATCTGGTCGGGATATTCTCCAGGATGGCTATTTTTTAATTTGTGGCTTCTTAATGCTCTTTATCTTCTCATGATTGTTGTTTTCACGCTGTCATCGATTCCCCTGCTGGGGCTGAGACCGGCAGCCATCGTTTTTTTAATCACACCTCTCATCCATCTCAGCTATGGAATGGGGTTTATCTACGGGTCTTTCCAGGCTATAAGAAGGCTGCTGATTAGAATAAAATAG
- a CDS encoding nucleotidyltransferase family protein produces MSQETEYCEERLLLDLLRADWAHAESLLKDDQLRRVPLDQERFQKLLKNSGTGAYIDWLIESQGCQPLFPPDMTNLFKTSRKKAKVDNAYILGILDKIIEKASGRKIDIILLKGADLVHRIYKSQELRHLDDIDLLIHPADLDEFLEMLKALDLKVPSGQELRYFKKASYTVECWTKSLFPCLFEVHWDLSQKFRYRVDMDEIWKNAETLSPFPPNVKFLKPEHLLIHLCLHLFHHTFHVQLKWHVDLKEILKKNPVDMDYVFQKSTEWSCFYSVCFALLYLKKLFPDLLHPSIFSRVRIPLFRGFIISRYYSENPLKFLESGGSKLVERMVRTIAIDRPEYIFLFTLNRLFRNPWVTFEED; encoded by the coding sequence TTGTCCCAGGAAACAGAGTACTGTGAAGAGAGGCTATTGCTGGATCTTCTTAGAGCGGACTGGGCTCATGCTGAATCGCTCCTGAAAGATGATCAGTTGCGGAGAGTGCCGCTGGACCAGGAAAGGTTTCAAAAGCTTCTGAAAAACTCGGGGACAGGGGCTTACATCGACTGGCTTATAGAATCTCAGGGATGCCAGCCTCTATTTCCGCCCGATATGACAAATCTCTTCAAAACGAGCAGAAAGAAAGCCAAGGTCGATAATGCCTATATCCTTGGGATCCTTGATAAGATCATCGAGAAAGCTTCCGGAAGGAAGATAGACATAATCCTTCTCAAAGGGGCCGATCTTGTCCACCGCATATATAAATCACAGGAGCTCCGTCATCTAGATGACATCGATCTTCTCATCCACCCGGCAGATCTCGATGAATTCCTGGAGATGCTAAAGGCTCTCGATCTCAAAGTTCCTTCAGGCCAGGAGTTGCGCTATTTCAAGAAGGCTTCCTACACGGTGGAATGCTGGACGAAGAGTCTCTTCCCATGCCTTTTCGAGGTCCACTGGGACCTTTCCCAGAAGTTCCGGTACCGGGTTGACATGGATGAGATATGGAAGAATGCGGAAACACTTTCACCATTTCCACCAAACGTCAAATTCCTGAAGCCGGAGCACCTCCTCATCCATCTATGCCTCCATCTTTTCCATCACACCTTCCATGTACAGCTCAAATGGCACGTCGATCTGAAGGAAATTCTGAAGAAAAATCCTGTTGACATGGACTATGTCTTTCAGAAAAGTACTGAATGGAGTTGTTTCTACTCGGTCTGTTTCGCCTTGCTTTACCTGAAGAAACTTTTTCCTGACCTATTGCATCCTTCAATCTTCTCGCGTGTCCGCATTCCTCTCTTCCGCGGCTTTATCATCTCGAGATATTATTCAGAGAATCCCCTGAAATTCCTTGAATCAGGAGGAAGTAAGCTTGTGGAAAGGATGGTGCGCACAATCGCCATCGATCGTCCAGAGTACATTTTTCTTTTCACCCTGAACAGGCTCTTCAGGAACCCTTGGGTGACATTCGAAGAAGATTAA